One part of the Spiribacter salinus M19-40 genome encodes these proteins:
- a CDS encoding peptide chain release factor 3: MAAQNIATEAHRRRTFAIISHPDAGKTTVTEKLLLYGGAIQLAGTVKGRKSDRHATSDWMELEKERGISVTSSVMQFPYRDEVVNLLDTPGHADFSEDTYRTLTAVDSALMVIDAAKGVEERTVKLMDVCRLRTTPIMTFMNKLDREGRDPMDLMDEVERILKIRCAPVTWPIGMGKRFRGVFHLLDNRVHLYEAHHKGGIQQGEVIEGLDNARLDEVLGDQADELRDEVELLQEAGNAFDEAAYLAGELTPVFFGSAINNFGLQELLDRFVQHAPSPQPRESEDRAVQPEEAQLSGFVFKIQANMDPNHRDRIAFMRICSGAFERGMKLRHARIGKDVRIANAITFLASDRDHVETAYPGDIIGLHNHGTIQIGDTFTQGETLKFAGIPNFAPELFRRAVLKDPMRMKALQKGLVELCEEGASQLFRPLTNNDLIVGAVGALQFDVVAFRLKNEYGVDCQFEPVGVTTARWVYSDDEKRLAQFRDRQAENLAEDVSGALAYIAPSRVNLQLTEERWPDIEFRATREH; the protein is encoded by the coding sequence ATGGCCGCACAGAACATTGCTACCGAAGCCCATCGGCGTCGGACCTTTGCCATCATCTCGCATCCGGACGCGGGCAAGACGACCGTCACGGAAAAACTGCTCCTCTACGGTGGCGCCATTCAGCTTGCGGGCACCGTCAAGGGCCGCAAATCCGACCGACACGCAACCTCCGACTGGATGGAGCTCGAGAAAGAGCGCGGTATCTCGGTGACCTCCTCCGTCATGCAGTTTCCCTATCGTGACGAGGTCGTGAACCTACTCGATACCCCAGGGCATGCGGACTTTTCCGAGGACACCTACCGGACCCTGACGGCCGTGGACTCTGCCTTGATGGTGATCGATGCCGCGAAAGGGGTCGAGGAGCGGACCGTCAAATTGATGGATGTCTGCCGACTGCGAACGACCCCGATCATGACGTTCATGAACAAACTGGATCGGGAGGGCCGCGACCCGATGGACCTGATGGACGAGGTAGAGCGGATCCTGAAGATCCGTTGTGCCCCGGTGACCTGGCCCATTGGCATGGGCAAGCGCTTTCGCGGTGTCTTTCACCTTTTGGATAATCGCGTTCATCTGTATGAAGCCCACCACAAGGGTGGCATTCAGCAGGGGGAGGTGATTGAGGGGCTGGATAACGCGCGGCTGGATGAAGTCCTTGGTGATCAGGCAGACGAGTTGCGCGACGAAGTGGAGCTTTTGCAGGAAGCCGGTAACGCCTTTGATGAGGCCGCTTATCTGGCCGGTGAACTGACGCCGGTTTTCTTTGGCTCGGCAATCAACAATTTCGGTCTACAGGAGCTGCTGGATCGCTTTGTACAACACGCCCCGTCACCACAACCACGGGAGTCGGAGGATCGGGCGGTTCAGCCGGAGGAGGCGCAGCTCAGCGGCTTTGTCTTCAAGATCCAGGCCAACATGGACCCGAATCATCGGGATCGGATCGCGTTCATGCGCATCTGCTCCGGTGCGTTCGAGCGCGGGATGAAGCTTCGGCATGCGCGCATCGGAAAAGATGTGCGCATTGCCAATGCCATTACCTTTCTGGCCTCAGATCGCGATCATGTGGAGACGGCCTATCCCGGCGACATCATTGGGCTGCATAACCACGGCACCATTCAGATCGGAGACACGTTTACACAGGGAGAGACCCTCAAGTTTGCCGGGATCCCCAATTTCGCCCCTGAGCTTTTCCGTCGCGCCGTACTCAAAGATCCGATGCGAATGAAGGCCTTGCAGAAGGGTCTTGTCGAGCTGTGTGAAGAGGGGGCCTCCCAACTTTTCCGGCCGTTGACCAACAATGACTTGATTGTGGGCGCAGTTGGCGCACTGCAGTTTGATGTGGTGGCGTTCCGCCTTAAGAACGAGTACGGGGTGGATTGTCAGTTCGAGCCTGTGGGAGTAACCACCGCTCGCTGGGTTTATTCCGACGATGAAAAGCGCTTGGCCCAGTTCCGCGATCGCCAGGCAGAAAATCTGGCTGAGGACGTGTCTGGCGCACTGGCCTACATCGCGCCGTCAAGGGTGAACTTGCAGCTAACCGAAGAGCGCTGGCCCGATATCGAGTTTCGGGCCACGCGGGAACACTAA
- a CDS encoding class I fructose-bisphosphate aldolase: protein MDTHGQMQRTVERLTSSGRGILAADESYPTITRRLSDHGIESTEENRRFYRALLATTPGIGEYVSGIIFFEETLGQKTDDGTLIPEACEQQDIVPGIKVDKGLVDLPGSDGEKVTQGLDNLGDRLDGYRAQGALFTKWRNVYAISEGTPGIQALEANAEVLARYAAIVQSRGMVPIVEPEVLMDGSHDMARCAEVTEAAQTTLFAALRRHNVRLEAVILKPNMVLPGKDLPRPTPEECAEETLKVLRRTVPAAVPSINFLSGGQTAEEATANLNAMNQLDGPKPWVLSFSYSRALQNPVQAAWNGNAANREAAQQAFLKRARLNSLARKGEYAASME from the coding sequence ATGGACACCCACGGACAGATGCAGCGCACGGTCGAGCGCCTAACGAGCTCAGGACGGGGCATTCTGGCAGCGGATGAAAGCTATCCCACCATCACGCGACGCCTGTCTGATCATGGGATCGAATCCACCGAGGAAAACCGGCGTTTTTACCGCGCGTTGCTGGCCACCACGCCAGGCATCGGCGAGTACGTCAGCGGCATTATCTTCTTCGAAGAGACCCTCGGACAGAAAACGGATGACGGCACGCTCATTCCCGAGGCGTGTGAACAGCAGGACATCGTGCCTGGCATCAAAGTGGATAAGGGCCTGGTGGACCTGCCCGGTAGCGACGGCGAGAAGGTCACTCAGGGGCTCGACAATCTCGGAGACCGTCTGGATGGCTACCGGGCGCAGGGCGCCCTGTTTACCAAGTGGCGGAATGTCTACGCCATTTCCGAGGGCACGCCAGGCATTCAGGCGCTCGAGGCCAACGCCGAGGTGCTCGCCCGTTATGCGGCTATTGTGCAGTCCCGTGGGATGGTGCCGATCGTGGAGCCCGAGGTTCTGATGGACGGGAGCCACGACATGGCCCGCTGCGCCGAGGTCACGGAAGCCGCCCAGACAACACTGTTCGCCGCCTTGCGCCGTCACAACGTGCGTCTTGAAGCCGTGATCCTCAAACCCAACATGGTTCTGCCCGGCAAGGATCTTCCCCGTCCAACGCCAGAAGAATGCGCTGAAGAGACGCTAAAAGTCCTGCGCCGGACGGTGCCAGCGGCGGTGCCAAGCATCAATTTCCTCTCTGGCGGACAAACAGCCGAAGAGGCCACAGCGAATCTGAATGCCATGAATCAGCTGGACGGGCCGAAGCCCTGGGTGCTGAGCTTTTCCTACAGCCGCGCGCTGCAAAACCCAGTGCAAGCCGCCTGGAACGGTAACGCCGCCAATCGAGAAGCGGCCCAGCAGGCGTTTCTCAAGCGTGCCCGCCTCAACTCTCTAGCCCGCAAGGGCGAGTACGCCGCCAGCATGGAATAG